One part of the Vibrio ponticus genome encodes these proteins:
- the pepT gene encoding peptidase T, with product MDNLVKRFLRYVSFDTQSNPANAACPSSDGQFTFANQLKQELVELGLSDVTLDANGYLMARLPSNVNYEVPAIGFVAHMDTAPDASGANVKPQVVENYQGGDIALGTGEQVLSPVQYPDLHKLHGHTLITTDGTTLLGADNKAGIAEIITAIATLIENPTIPHGDICIGFTPDEEIGRGANLFDVEKFGAQWAYTIDGGPVGELEFENFNATNADVIFYGNNVHPGTAKDKMVNSMNIAARFQMMMPAEETPECTEGYQGFYHLKSAEMSVAKSELGYIIRDFERDGLEQRKAFMQRITDDINASLSRGRVELKLTDSYFNMKEMVEPHPHIIELAKQAMLECDVEPLIKPIRGGTDGARLSFMGLPCPNIFTGGYNFHGIHEFITVDGMKQAVSVIVKLAEKTALEYR from the coding sequence ATGGATAATTTGGTTAAACGATTTCTGCGTTATGTTTCTTTTGACACTCAATCAAACCCAGCTAACGCTGCATGCCCAAGCAGTGATGGACAATTTACTTTCGCCAATCAACTAAAACAGGAGTTAGTTGAACTCGGCTTAAGCGATGTAACATTAGATGCGAACGGTTACCTAATGGCTCGTTTACCAAGTAATGTAAACTATGAAGTACCAGCGATAGGTTTTGTTGCACACATGGATACTGCACCTGATGCATCTGGAGCGAATGTAAAACCTCAAGTGGTTGAAAACTACCAAGGTGGTGATATTGCTTTAGGAACTGGTGAGCAAGTTCTTTCACCAGTTCAATACCCAGATTTACATAAGTTACATGGTCACACACTGATCACGACAGATGGAACAACGCTTCTAGGTGCAGACAATAAAGCGGGTATTGCTGAAATCATCACAGCAATTGCAACGCTAATCGAAAATCCAACCATTCCTCACGGAGATATCTGCATTGGCTTTACGCCAGACGAGGAAATCGGTCGTGGTGCTAACTTATTTGATGTTGAAAAATTCGGTGCGCAATGGGCTTACACCATTGATGGCGGTCCTGTAGGTGAGTTGGAGTTTGAAAACTTTAACGCGACCAATGCTGATGTCATTTTCTACGGTAACAATGTCCACCCGGGTACAGCCAAAGACAAAATGGTTAACTCAATGAACATCGCTGCGCGTTTTCAAATGATGATGCCAGCAGAGGAAACGCCGGAGTGCACCGAAGGTTATCAAGGTTTCTACCATCTAAAATCTGCTGAGATGTCTGTGGCGAAAAGCGAACTCGGATACATTATCCGTGACTTTGAGCGCGATGGATTGGAACAGCGTAAAGCGTTCATGCAGCGTATTACCGATGACATAAATGCTAGCTTAAGCCGTGGTCGTGTTGAGCTAAAACTCACTGATAGCTACTTCAATATGAAGGAGATGGTTGAGCCTCATCCACACATTATTGAACTAGCAAAACAGGCGATGCTCGAGTGTGATGTAGAACCTTTGATTAAGCCGATTCGAGGTGGTACCGATGGTGCAAGATTGTCATTTATGGGTTTGCCTTGCCCGAATATCTTTACTGGTGGCTACAATTTCCACGGTATTCACGAATTCATTACGGTTGATGGAATGAAGCAAGCTGTTAGCGTGATAGTAAAATTGGCAGAAAAAACCGCTTTAGAATACCGTTAA
- a CDS encoding NupC/NupG family nucleoside CNT transporter, which yields MNVIFGLIGILVLVGCAVLLSESRKAINWKTVSRAMLLQVGFAALVLYFPWGQVALASLSGGVASLLSFADEGIKFLFGDLANTGFIFAVRVLPIIIFFSAVISALYYLGIMQRVIEFIGGAIQKFLGTSKAESLVATGNIFLSQGESPLLVRPFLSRMTRSELFAVMAGGMASVAGSVLGGYAGLGVDLKYLIAASFMAAPGSLMMAKIIVPERGTPVDQSDIEMDKAQDSNVIDALASGAMNGMKVAVAVGTMLIAFVSVIAMVNTGLENLGELVGFSGVTLQGLFGYLFAPLAWVIGVPSNEVLMAGSYIGQKVVMNEFVAFIDFVEHKQLLSEHSQVIITFALCGFANIGSIAIQLGSIGVIAPERRSEVANLGLKAVAAGTLANLMSACLAGIFILL from the coding sequence GTGAATGTGATTTTTGGTTTAATCGGTATCCTAGTCCTAGTTGGATGTGCAGTGCTGTTGTCAGAGAGCCGTAAGGCGATCAATTGGAAAACAGTATCGCGAGCGATGCTATTGCAGGTTGGTTTCGCCGCCTTAGTTCTCTATTTCCCGTGGGGGCAAGTAGCGTTAGCCAGTTTAAGTGGTGGTGTTGCAAGTCTTCTCTCTTTTGCCGATGAAGGCATCAAGTTCCTTTTTGGCGATCTTGCTAATACTGGTTTTATCTTCGCTGTCCGCGTCCTTCCTATTATTATCTTCTTTAGTGCGGTTATCTCAGCGCTTTATTACTTAGGCATCATGCAACGTGTTATCGAGTTCATCGGTGGCGCTATTCAAAAATTCTTGGGTACAAGTAAAGCTGAATCTCTCGTTGCAACGGGTAATATCTTCCTTTCTCAAGGTGAATCTCCACTTCTTGTTCGTCCTTTCCTTTCTCGTATGACTCGTTCTGAACTGTTTGCTGTAATGGCTGGTGGTATGGCATCGGTAGCGGGTAGTGTACTGGGTGGATACGCAGGCTTGGGTGTCGATCTTAAATACCTTATTGCGGCGAGCTTTATGGCTGCCCCTGGTAGTTTGATGATGGCAAAGATCATTGTACCTGAACGCGGTACACCAGTTGATCAGTCAGACATTGAAATGGACAAAGCTCAAGACTCTAACGTTATCGATGCGCTTGCAAGCGGTGCGATGAATGGTATGAAAGTAGCCGTTGCTGTAGGTACCATGCTGATTGCATTTGTATCGGTTATCGCGATGGTCAATACGGGTCTTGAAAACTTGGGTGAGCTTGTTGGTTTCTCAGGCGTCACGCTGCAAGGTCTATTTGGTTACTTGTTCGCACCACTTGCTTGGGTTATCGGTGTACCATCAAATGAAGTATTGATGGCGGGTTCATACATTGGTCAAAAAGTGGTAATGAATGAGTTTGTTGCCTTCATTGACTTCGTAGAACACAAACAACTGCTATCAGAACACTCGCAAGTGATCATTACTTTCGCTCTGTGTGGTTTTGCTAACATCGGTTCTATTGCAATCCAGCTTGGTTCGATTGGTGTGATTGCTCCTGAGCGTCGTTCTGAAGTTGCCAACCTAGGTCTTAAAGCGGTAGCTGCCGGTACACTGGCGAACCTAATGAGTGCATGTTTAGCGGGTATCTTTATTCTGCTTTAA
- a CDS encoding S1 family peptidase yields the protein MKLKREAMLALLTCGVAVNSLASQEISTFIYNGANTSAAEWPSIAGLYYESVDDPNVYGQFCTATILDNRHVMTAAHCLYYNGNLDEEVMVFTSVAPQLNSSRQFASSGKVRGQAFYIHPNYVDSSDANGIAWPNDIAIIQLEEAMNVSAFDYVELGQSMDSFNYRIDGEPLVAVGYGVTETGSSGELLKTQLNYEPSFSCDLGASDSQICTSGEFNNSTNVRNAICSGDSGGPLYWFDGSEYKQVGISSYGWIDCYESSSDDTSVFTEVADYSSWIASVIAGNETPNFTVTAEQRDQYEGSDDFGDRDRDRAFEEIDRLFSVNDSSGGSTSLFMLLCLTAIGFARLSVRS from the coding sequence ATGAAACTTAAACGCGAAGCGATGTTGGCACTATTAACATGCGGTGTTGCAGTTAATTCATTGGCTTCTCAGGAAATCTCAACATTTATCTATAATGGTGCCAATACCTCCGCTGCAGAATGGCCGTCTATCGCAGGGCTATATTATGAGTCGGTTGATGATCCCAATGTTTATGGTCAGTTTTGTACCGCCACGATACTAGACAATCGACATGTTATGACCGCAGCCCATTGCCTATATTACAATGGTAACTTAGATGAAGAAGTCATGGTGTTCACTTCGGTCGCCCCTCAACTCAACAGCAGTCGTCAATTTGCAAGTTCTGGCAAGGTGCGTGGTCAAGCGTTTTATATTCATCCTAACTATGTGGACTCATCTGATGCCAATGGCATAGCCTGGCCAAATGACATCGCGATCATTCAACTTGAAGAGGCGATGAATGTCTCTGCTTTTGACTACGTTGAGCTTGGACAATCGATGGATTCATTCAATTATCGTATTGACGGTGAGCCGCTTGTTGCCGTGGGTTATGGGGTAACTGAAACTGGAAGTAGTGGTGAGTTGTTAAAAACTCAACTCAATTATGAGCCAAGCTTTTCATGCGATCTAGGCGCTAGTGATTCACAGATCTGCACCTCTGGTGAATTCAATAATTCGACAAACGTGCGTAATGCAATCTGTAGCGGCGATTCTGGGGGACCGCTGTACTGGTTTGATGGTTCAGAATACAAGCAAGTCGGAATTTCGAGTTATGGTTGGATAGACTGTTATGAGTCGAGTTCGGATGATACTTCGGTATTCACGGAAGTTGCCGACTATTCAAGTTGGATAGCGAGCGTTATTGCTGGGAATGAAACACCAAATTTTACGGTTACGGCAGAGCAGCGTGATCAGTACGAGGGATCTGATGATTTCGGCGATAGGGATAGAGACCGAGCTTTTGAAGAGATAGACCGATTATTTTCAGTAAACGATTCGAGCGGTGGTAGTACGTCGTTGTTTATGCTCTTGTGCTTAACTGCGATTGGCTTTGCTCGATTATCTGTTAGATCGTAA
- a CDS encoding APC family permease encodes MSNIAKSAVKLSVFSVIMITVTSVDSIRNIPGAALFGSHAISFFLLAGVCFFIPTALVCAELSTTYPQQGGVYLWGKETIGPNFGFATVWYQYAENIVYYPPLISFIVATGTYPFFPELAQNNIFMLVMINVIFWALTLVNIFGLRLSSMITNVFGTLGLIFPILLIIALGGYWAYTNPSESHISLRHVSDWLPDFSQDGIGAGFTAVVLSLTGLEITTSYANEVDNPQKTYPKALIISTVLILVSLTACSLSISSVVSSDHSSLSEGVILAFKAFFDDLNMSFMLPIIALAIVFGSLASLNNWIIAPTKSLHVAAKDNFMPIALSKENKNQAPVPLLLLQGAIVSVLSLVFILVPNVNQGMWLLNILMTQLYMVMYICIFISFLVSRRKHSEFERPFRVPGGKVGMVLVAALGLMSCAITIIVSFDVPAGISAETGAYALILGFITFSLPAVAAVLYRNRKHQQQALLVEAVAN; translated from the coding sequence ATGAGCAATATCGCCAAATCCGCCGTCAAACTGAGTGTTTTTTCTGTCATTATGATTACGGTTACCTCCGTTGACAGTATAAGGAACATACCTGGCGCCGCCTTATTTGGCAGTCATGCAATCTCTTTCTTCTTATTAGCTGGGGTTTGCTTCTTCATTCCAACAGCTCTAGTCTGCGCAGAATTAAGCACTACCTACCCTCAACAAGGTGGGGTTTACTTGTGGGGTAAGGAAACCATCGGACCAAACTTCGGTTTTGCTACCGTTTGGTATCAATACGCTGAAAATATCGTCTATTACCCACCATTGATTTCATTCATTGTTGCAACAGGGACATACCCGTTTTTTCCTGAACTCGCACAAAACAACATCTTCATGCTGGTAATGATCAACGTCATTTTCTGGGCTCTGACTTTAGTGAATATATTCGGCTTACGGTTGTCATCCATGATCACCAATGTATTTGGTACTTTGGGCTTAATCTTTCCTATATTGCTGATTATTGCGCTTGGTGGTTACTGGGCTTACACCAACCCGAGCGAATCACATATTTCACTACGTCATGTATCTGACTGGCTACCTGATTTTTCTCAAGATGGCATTGGTGCTGGCTTTACCGCCGTGGTGTTATCACTAACAGGGCTAGAGATTACAACCTCATACGCAAATGAAGTAGACAACCCACAAAAGACCTATCCGAAAGCACTGATTATATCAACCGTGTTGATCTTAGTGTCTCTAACCGCTTGTTCTCTTTCGATCTCTTCTGTTGTATCAAGTGATCATTCAAGCTTAAGTGAAGGTGTTATTCTCGCGTTCAAAGCCTTTTTTGATGATCTAAACATGTCGTTCATGTTGCCAATCATTGCCCTTGCCATTGTCTTCGGCAGTCTTGCGAGCCTTAACAACTGGATCATCGCACCAACCAAGAGCCTACACGTCGCGGCGAAAGACAATTTCATGCCAATCGCGCTATCAAAAGAGAATAAAAACCAAGCGCCAGTACCCCTGTTGCTGCTGCAAGGTGCTATCGTCAGTGTTCTTTCTCTGGTGTTTATCTTGGTACCAAATGTTAACCAGGGGATGTGGCTACTAAACATTCTTATGACTCAGCTATACATGGTGATGTACATTTGTATCTTCATCAGCTTCTTGGTATCGCGTCGCAAACATTCAGAGTTTGAGCGCCCATTTCGTGTTCCGGGCGGAAAAGTAGGTATGGTGCTCGTAGCGGCACTGGGTTTGATGAGTTGCGCCATCACTATCATCGTATCCTTCGATGTACCGGCAGGTATCAGTGCAGAAACTGGCGCGTATGCACTTATTCTTGGCTTTATCACGTTTAGCTTGCCAGCAGTTGCGGCGGTGTTATACCGCAACCGTAAACACCAACAGCAAGCTCTATTGGTTGAAGCGGTGGCGAATTAA
- a CDS encoding IS3 family transposase (programmed frameshift): MTTSNKLYIKRTQRDYTLGFKLQVVDAVEKGEMTYKQAQAIYGIQGRSTVLTWLRKHGKMDWTQNPRKNAMHETTKPSESPAQKIKRLEKELEDERIRNLFLNEVVDILDAEHGTSLRKKYLAKARSLQKQKGISLARICRLCGISRQSVYQREKRAAARQIKLDPVKQMVLELRRYMPRVGTRKLYFLLKPKLEKAGIKLGRDALFDYLRNERLLVRPKRSFTKTTNSRHWMQKHPNLLKELKPSHPEEVLVSDITYVQSDKGVHYLSLVTDAFSRKIMGYELSNEMKATDVVKALRKAIKARQYRCSCIHHSDRGLQYCSTVYQEQLKSGHIKPSMTDGYDCYQNALAERVNGILKQEFLLDRCQDIKELNQLVKESISIYNNMRPHLSLGMKTPNEVHEKSQLLTQLA, translated from the exons ATGACCACGTCAAATAAACTCTACATTAAGCGCACTCAGCGTGATTACACACTAGGCTTTAAATTGCAGGTTGTTGATGCTGTAGAAAAAGGCGAAATGACCTACAAGCAAGCACAAGCCATTTATGGTATCCAAGGTCGCTCAACTGTTTTAACCTGGCTGAGGAAGCACGGGAAAATGGATTGGACGCAAAACCCAAGGAAGAACGCTATGCATGAGACTACCAAACCTAGTGAGTCTCCCGCTCAAAAAATTAAACGTCTTGAAAAAGAACTCGAAGATGAGCGAATAAGAAATCTGTTCTTGAATGAAGTGGTTGATATTCTTGACGCTGAGCATGGGACAAGCCTAAGAAAAAAGTATCTCGCCAAG GCGAGAAGCCTTCAAAAACAGAAAGGGATCAGCTTAGCTAGAATTTGCCGCCTATGTGGCATATCGAGACAAAGTGTTTACCAAAGAGAAAAGCGAGCAGCTGCCCGTCAAATTAAGCTCGATCCCGTAAAGCAAATGGTTTTAGAGCTCCGACGTTATATGCCTCGAGTTGGAACAAGAAAACTGTATTTCTTACTCAAGCCAAAGCTAGAAAAAGCAGGCATTAAACTAGGTCGGGATGCGCTCTTTGACTACTTACGTAATGAGAGACTCCTTGTTCGACCAAAACGCAGTTTTACAAAGACAACCAATAGCCGACACTGGATGCAAAAGCACCCTAACTTACTGAAGGAGCTTAAGCCGAGTCATCCCGAAGAAGTATTGGTCAGCGATATCACCTACGTCCAATCGGATAAAGGTGTTCACTATTTATCTCTTGTGACAGACGCATTTAGTCGAAAAATCATGGGGTATGAGTTGAGTAATGAGATGAAAGCAACAGATGTTGTAAAAGCTCTGCGCAAGGCGATAAAAGCACGTCAATATCGATGCTCTTGCATTCATCACTCAGACCGCGGTCTTCAATACTGCTCAACAGTTTATCAAGAGCAGTTGAAAAGTGGGCACATAAAGCCATCCATGACTGATGGGTATGACTGCTACCAGAATGCGTTAGCAGAGAGAGTCAACGGGATACTAAAACAAGAGTTCCTACTCGATAGGTGTCAAGACATCAAAGAGCTCAACCAACTAGTAAAAGAGTCTATTAGTATCTATAACAATATGAGACCGCATCTTAGTCTCGGGATGAAAACCCCAAATGAGGTTCATGAAAAAAGCCAACTGCTAACGCAGTTGGCTTAG
- a CDS encoding IS110 family RNA-guided transposase has protein sequence MRFYNNQHNYYCGIDLHARLLYVCILDSLGNKVLHKKIDADPDALLELITPYQDNIIIGVECMHCWYWVSDLCLDYAFDFVLGHALYMKAIHGGKTKNDRIDSFKIASLLRGGHFPIAYVYPRAMRATRDLLRRRTKIMRHGADLKAHVANTFSQYNQQSHNVQLRYPCAREQVRNQFDEPSINRSIDMDLNVIAFYTKELASVEHIIEKTAKQHSAQDYTLIQTVPGIGRILALTILYEIGNIERFPSVQNFASYSRLVKCKAESAGKQKGTNGNKIGNAYLKWAFSEAAVLYLRSNEPAKKYIQRLQKRMSKAKALSALAHKLGRCVYFMLRDKTVFDEKRFLPQ, from the coding sequence ATGAGATTCTATAACAACCAGCATAACTATTACTGTGGCATTGATCTGCATGCGCGCTTACTTTACGTCTGTATTCTCGATTCACTTGGCAATAAAGTCCTACACAAGAAGATTGATGCAGATCCCGATGCGCTACTTGAGTTAATTACGCCTTACCAAGATAACATCATCATTGGTGTCGAATGCATGCACTGCTGGTATTGGGTTAGCGATCTTTGCCTTGATTATGCATTTGACTTTGTACTCGGTCATGCGCTGTATATGAAAGCGATTCACGGAGGTAAAACGAAAAACGATCGTATCGATTCTTTCAAAATTGCGTCACTGCTTCGTGGTGGTCATTTCCCTATCGCCTATGTTTACCCTAGAGCCATGCGAGCAACACGAGATTTGCTACGACGAAGAACCAAAATCATGCGCCATGGGGCTGACCTCAAAGCCCACGTTGCCAACACCTTTAGCCAATACAATCAGCAAAGCCACAATGTTCAGCTGCGCTACCCGTGCGCACGTGAACAGGTACGCAATCAGTTCGATGAGCCCTCAATCAATCGAAGTATCGATATGGATTTAAATGTCATCGCCTTTTACACCAAGGAATTGGCGAGCGTCGAACACATTATTGAAAAAACTGCCAAGCAGCACAGTGCTCAAGATTATACTCTCATCCAAACTGTGCCTGGTATTGGTCGCATTCTCGCCCTCACTATCTTGTATGAAATTGGCAATATTGAACGCTTCCCGTCGGTGCAAAACTTTGCCTCTTACTCACGGTTAGTCAAATGCAAAGCCGAATCAGCGGGTAAACAAAAAGGAACCAACGGCAACAAGATTGGTAACGCCTACTTAAAATGGGCATTCTCCGAAGCAGCGGTTCTTTATTTAAGGAGCAATGAACCCGCCAAGAAATACATTCAACGCTTGCAAAAACGCATGAGCAAAGCCAAAGCGCTATCAGCGTTAGCTCATAAGCTAGGGCGATGTGTCTACTTCATGCTGAGGGACAAAACGGTGTTTGATGAGAAACGATTTTTACCCCAATAA
- a CDS encoding IS110 family RNA-guided transposase yields MNNDSIIFIGLDTHKSFIQVAVLQGHRGAQPQQLGRIKSNKSALVKLAQQLQSKYPKATFHFVYEAGPCGYWTYRLLTSLGHCCFVVAPSLIPKKPGDRVKTDKRDAAKLAKLFKAEELTPIYVPEAEDEAIRDLSRARETAMKDLKDAKFQLKGFLLRNNVQATVNDNWSKKHLRWLTDLILPHHSQQIVLQEMIITISERMQRLQRLDNELLHQVKNWRYYPVVKAVQAMRGVRLLVALGTIAELGDLRRFDHPRKLMAYLGLVPTESSSGGKTRRGSLTKCGNSRARRLLVEGAHTYKHKANISVELQLRQEGLPKEIVDIAWQAQQRLCRRYQRLLQKGKHRNVVVVAIAREMIAYIWAIAREVVVSDVDPKTRIARLPA; encoded by the coding sequence ATGAATAACGATAGCATAATTTTCATTGGCTTAGATACGCATAAGTCCTTTATCCAAGTCGCAGTTCTGCAAGGTCATCGTGGTGCTCAACCGCAACAACTTGGTCGTATTAAATCTAACAAGTCGGCGTTGGTTAAATTGGCCCAGCAACTCCAATCAAAATATCCTAAAGCTACCTTTCATTTTGTCTACGAGGCGGGCCCATGCGGATACTGGACTTATCGCCTGCTCACAAGCCTTGGGCACTGTTGCTTTGTTGTCGCGCCATCACTCATCCCCAAAAAACCTGGTGACCGAGTGAAGACTGACAAGCGCGATGCCGCTAAGCTTGCCAAACTCTTCAAGGCTGAAGAGCTCACACCTATCTACGTTCCAGAAGCCGAAGATGAAGCCATACGAGATCTCTCAAGAGCCAGAGAAACCGCCATGAAAGATCTTAAGGACGCTAAGTTCCAACTCAAAGGCTTCCTACTTCGCAATAATGTTCAGGCAACGGTGAATGACAACTGGTCTAAAAAGCATCTACGGTGGCTGACAGACCTCATCCTCCCTCACCATAGCCAACAGATCGTTCTGCAAGAGATGATCATTACTATCAGTGAACGAATGCAAAGGCTTCAGCGACTCGATAATGAACTGCTCCATCAGGTAAAAAATTGGCGATACTATCCTGTGGTCAAAGCGGTTCAAGCCATGCGAGGCGTGCGATTGCTGGTCGCTCTAGGCACCATCGCCGAACTTGGTGATTTACGACGGTTCGATCATCCCAGAAAGCTAATGGCTTACCTTGGTCTCGTTCCGACCGAAAGCTCTAGTGGCGGCAAAACTCGACGGGGCAGCTTAACCAAGTGCGGGAACAGTCGAGCAAGACGACTATTGGTGGAGGGTGCACATACCTACAAGCATAAAGCCAATATCTCTGTAGAGCTCCAACTACGGCAAGAAGGACTCCCCAAGGAGATCGTCGATATTGCTTGGCAAGCACAGCAACGATTATGTCGACGTTACCAACGACTACTTCAAAAAGGTAAACATAGGAATGTTGTGGTCGTGGCTATCGCTAGAGAAATGATCGCTTATATCTGGGCTATCGCAAGAGAGGTTGTCGTAAGCGACGTTGATCCCAAAACGCGCATCGCAAGGCTACCTGCATGA
- a CDS encoding IS110 family RNA-guided transposase, giving the protein MRFYNNQHNYYCGIDLHARLLYVCILDSLGNKVLHKKIDADPDALLELITPYQDNIIIGVECMHCWYWVSDLCLDYAFDFVLGHALYMKAIHGGKTKNDRIDSFKIASLLRGGNFPIAYVYPKAMRATRDLLRRRTKIMRHGADLKAHVANTFSQYNQQSHNVQLRYPCAREQVRNQFDEPSINRSIDMDLNVIAFYTKELASVEHFIEKTAKQHSAQDYSLIQTVPGIGRILALTILYEIGNIERFPSVQNFASYSRLVKRKAESAGKQKGTNGNKIGNAYLKWAFSEAAVLYLRSNEPAKKYIQRLQKRMSKAKALSALAHKLGRFVYFMLRNKTVFDEKRFLPNKSHNEVS; this is encoded by the coding sequence ATGAGATTCTATAACAACCAGCATAACTATTACTGTGGCATTGATCTGCATGCGCGCTTACTTTACGTCTGTATTCTCGATTCACTTGGCAATAAAGTCCTGCACAAGAAGATTGATGCAGATCCTGATGCACTGCTTGAGTTAATTACGCCATACCAAGATAACATCATCATCGGTGTCGAATGTATGCATTGCTGGTATTGGGTCAGCGATCTTTGCCTTGATTATGCGTTTGACTTTGTACTCGGTCATGCGCTGTACATGAAAGCGATCCACGGGGGTAAAACCAAGAACGACCGAATCGATTCTTTCAAAATTGCGTCACTCCTTCGTGGTGGTAATTTCCCTATCGCCTATGTTTATCCAAAAGCGATGCGAGCAACACGAGATTTGCTGCGACGAAGAACCAAAATCATGCGCCATGGCGCTGACCTAAAAGCTCATGTTGCCAACACCTTTAGCCAATACAATCAGCAAAGCCACAACGTTCAGCTGCGCTACCCATGCGCCCGTGAACAAGTACGCAATCAGTTCGACGAGCCCTCAATCAATCGAAGTATCGATATGGATTTAAATGTGATCGCCTTTTACACCAAGGAATTGGCGAGCGTAGAACACTTTATTGAAAAGACAGCCAAGCAGCATAGTGCTCAAGATTATTCTCTCATCCAAACTGTGCCTGGTATTGGTCGCATTCTCGCCCTCACTATCTTGTATGAAATCGGTAATATTGAACGCTTCCCGTCGGTGCAAAACTTTGCCTCTTACTCACGGTTAGTCAAACGCAAAGCCGAATCAGCGGGCAAACAAAAAGGAACCAACGGCAACAAGATTGGTAACGCCTACTTAAAATGGGCATTCTCCGAAGCAGCGGTTCTTTATTTAAGGAGCAATGAACCCGCCAAGAAATACATTCAACGCCTGCAAAAACGCATGAGCAAAGCCAAAGCGCTATCAGCGTTGGCTCATAAACTGGGGCGATTTGTCTACTTCATGTTAAGGAACAAAACAGTGTTTGATGAGAAACGATTTTTACCCAATAAGTCGCACAATGAAGTGAGCTGA